TTCTCGGGCCATTCGCTGGACGACAGCAACTTCACTTTTGACGGCGTCGACACCAGCGGAGTACAGGAACAAACGCAGAAGGCCGACACGCGTCTCAATATCGCGCTCGATGCGATCCAGGAGTTCCGCGTCAGCACGTCGAACTACACTGCAGAAAGCGGCGCCGCGGGCGGCGCACAAATCAACGTCGTTTCAAAAGCCGGGACGAACCAGTTTCACGGAGACGGTTTCTATGCCCTCCGTAACGACGCGCTCGATTCCCGGTCGCCGTTCGACGGCGCGACACTGCCTTCGTTCACGCTGAATCAGTTCGGCGCCAGCCTTGGCGGGCCAGTCGTCAAGAATAAGGCGTTCTTTTACCTGAACTACGAAGGTCTCCGGCAAAGCCTGGGAGAAACACTGACGAACTTCGTGCCGAACGCGGCGTTCCGCGCTCAGGTTCTCGCAACATCTCCGGCCCTTGCGTCCATCTTGAAAGCCTATCCCATGGGGCAGACTCCCATCCCCAACAGCGTTACGGACCAGATCACTGAAGTGACGACGGACCCGGTACGCTGCCCGCAGCCACCGCTGTCGCCGGCGGCAATCTCGGCGTGCCGTTCACCATCCTGCCTGGATTGCCCACGGGGCTCGCGAGCGGCGTGGACCAAAACGGCAACCCTGCCGCGGTCTCTTTTCCCTTTGGGATCTGGTTCGCCAACGCCAAGACACTCTACGTTGCTGACGAGGGCGACGGCACGCTGGTTTCCCCTGCAGTCAACGGAAACGTGGCAGATGCGGCGACTCTTGCAACTGCCGGCTTGCAAAAATGGGTTTTCAATTCGATGACGAACAGCTGGCAGAAGGTTTACACGCTTCAGGGCGGCTTGAACCTTGGCGTTCCGTACAGCGTCCCGAACGGGCCGAACGGCGAAGTCTACCCCGCAGCGCTCAACCCCGCTACAGATGGTCTGCGCAACATTACAGGCCAGGTCAATTCCGATGGCACAGTGAGCATCTGGGCGGTCACTTCAACGGTCAGCACGAACGGAGATACGGGCGCGGATCCAAACCGGCTCGTAATGATCACGGACAACCTCGGCAACACCAATCCCGGCACCGCAGCCGGCGAAACATTCAAGACCTTGCGGAGCGCGGCATTCGGTGAAGTGTTGC
The genomic region above belongs to Terriglobia bacterium and contains:
- a CDS encoding carboxypeptidase-like regulatory domain-containing protein; this translates as MTPLPVGSYTIKFTKEGFKPTAINNVELEYGQTRTFDVKLEVGALQEGVSVTATAESVNRTNAEVSGVIESAQIKEIPVSGRNWASLMLRAPGAINYGDGAQRSIRFSGHSLDDSNFTFDGVDTSGVQEQTQKADTRLNIALDAIQEFRVSTSNYTAESGAAGGAQINVVSKAGTNQFHGDGFYALRNDALDSRSPFDGATLPSFTLNQFGASLGGPVVKNKAFFYLNYEGLRQSLGETLTNFVPNAAFRAQVLATSPALASILKAYPMGQTPIPNSVTDQITEVTTDPVRCPQPPLSPAAISACRSPSCLDCPRGSRAAWTKTATLPRSLFPLGSGSPTPRHSTLLTRATARWFPLQSTETWQMRRLLQLPACKNGFSIR